A stretch of the Bacillus anthracis str. Vollum genome encodes the following:
- the ftsA gene encoding cell division protein FtsA: MNSNEIYVSLDIGTSNVKVIIGEMVNDSLNIIGVGNVKSNGLKKGSIVDIDETVRSIKKAIEQAERMVGIHIEQVVVGVNANQVQLLPCHGVVAVSNEDREIGNEDVLRVLDAAQVVSIAPEREFIDVVPRQFIVDGLDEINDPRGMIGVRLEMEGTLITGSRTLLHNLLRCVEKAGLEIVDICLQPLAAATVAISSDEKNRGVALVDMGGGSTTLSIFKDGELQATSVLPLGGDHITKDIAIGLKTSTENADQIKLKYGHAFYDTASEEEMFTVPIMGSDQTEQYSQLELSDIIEARVEEILMFVQDEVRKLGVKQVASGYVLTGGIASMPGVLDLAYDILHENVRIATPDYIGVREPQYTSGVGLIKHSYQKAKLRGKNVQEKQEHFEPVPAPAPVQQQPAKQKTRNQNNNNQNDDRMMSKVKRVFRYLWD; the protein is encoded by the coding sequence ATGAACAGCAATGAAATATATGTTAGTCTTGACATCGGTACATCCAATGTTAAAGTCATCATTGGTGAAATGGTTAATGACAGCTTAAACATTATTGGTGTTGGAAATGTGAAATCAAATGGTTTAAAGAAGGGATCGATAGTTGATATAGACGAGACTGTTCGATCAATTAAAAAAGCAATTGAACAAGCTGAGCGTATGGTGGGAATCCACATTGAGCAAGTTGTAGTAGGTGTCAATGCAAACCAGGTACAGCTACTTCCTTGTCACGGAGTAGTCGCTGTTTCAAATGAAGATCGTGAAATCGGGAATGAAGATGTCTTACGCGTTCTAGATGCAGCACAAGTTGTGTCAATTGCTCCAGAACGTGAGTTTATTGATGTGGTACCTCGACAGTTCATTGTAGACGGTCTTGACGAGATTAACGATCCACGCGGGATGATCGGTGTAAGATTAGAAATGGAAGGTACACTTATTACAGGCTCGAGAACTTTACTACATAACCTACTTCGTTGTGTAGAAAAAGCAGGTCTTGAAATTGTTGATATTTGTCTTCAACCTTTAGCGGCTGCAACAGTTGCTATATCTTCGGATGAAAAAAATAGAGGAGTAGCCCTTGTTGATATGGGCGGAGGATCTACAACTTTATCTATTTTTAAAGATGGAGAGTTACAAGCGACGAGCGTATTACCATTAGGTGGAGACCATATAACGAAGGATATTGCAATTGGGTTGAAAACTTCAACAGAAAATGCAGATCAAATTAAGTTGAAATATGGACATGCTTTTTATGATACAGCATCTGAAGAAGAGATGTTTACGGTTCCTATTATGGGAAGCGACCAAACAGAACAATATTCTCAGTTGGAATTATCGGATATAATAGAGGCTCGTGTAGAGGAAATTTTAATGTTTGTTCAAGATGAAGTGCGTAAGTTAGGAGTAAAGCAAGTAGCTTCTGGTTATGTACTAACTGGTGGAATTGCTTCTATGCCAGGTGTCCTTGATCTTGCATATGATATTTTACATGAAAATGTTCGTATAGCGACTCCTGATTATATTGGCGTGCGTGAGCCACAATATACAAGTGGAGTAGGATTAATTAAACATTCTTATCAAAAAGCTAAATTACGTGGGAAAAATGTGCAGGAAAAGCAAGAGCATTTTGAACCAGTACCAGCTCCAGCGCCGGTACAACAGCAACCTGCGAAACAAAAAACTCGTAATCAAAACAATAATAATCAAAATGATGACCGTATGATGTCAAAAGTAAAACGTGTATTCCGTTATTTATGGGATTAA
- the divIB gene encoding cell division protein DivIB has protein sequence MKNSKVIKLQDRVPKLKNQQKKKKKNVNHRLILYISILFLLVLFLIYFRSPLSNIKKISVFGNHYMTDEQVMKESGVTYDTSYFRVTAHKAEENLTKRKEIKAVNVKKRFPNKIDVHIEEYLTIGYINKDGKLQPLLENGKTLDVLPNGKLPVAAPIFEPFKEEKMKELIAELEKLTPTILRSISEIRYSPTNANEDHLTLYMNEGYEVSTTIQNFAKRMETYPLILKTIEPGKKVLIDLEVGAYTKELGAEEKRIE, from the coding sequence ATGAAAAATAGTAAAGTGATTAAACTACAGGATCGTGTACCAAAGTTAAAAAATCAACAGAAGAAAAAGAAGAAAAATGTTAATCATCGGTTGATTTTATACATATCAATTTTATTTTTATTAGTGCTCTTTTTAATTTATTTTCGATCTCCGCTTAGCAATATAAAAAAGATAAGTGTGTTTGGAAATCATTATATGACAGATGAACAAGTGATGAAGGAATCAGGTGTGACGTATGATACAAGTTATTTCCGGGTGACAGCACATAAAGCAGAAGAAAACTTAACGAAACGAAAAGAAATTAAAGCAGTAAATGTAAAGAAACGTTTTCCAAATAAAATTGACGTTCATATTGAGGAATATTTAACGATTGGTTATATAAACAAAGATGGGAAATTACAACCGTTATTAGAGAATGGGAAAACACTTGATGTACTCCCGAACGGAAAGCTTCCTGTTGCAGCGCCAATTTTTGAACCTTTTAAAGAGGAGAAGATGAAGGAGTTAATTGCTGAGCTTGAAAAATTAACACCAACTATTTTAAGGTCTATTTCTGAAATTCGTTATTCACCGACGAATGCGAATGAAGACCATCTTACTTTATATATGAATGAAGGGTATGAAGTAAGTACAACGATTCAAAATTTCGCAAAGCGTATGGAAACCTATCCACTTATCTTAAAAACAATTGAGCCGGGTAAAAAGGTATTAATTGACTTAGAAGTAGGGGCATATACAAAAGAATTAGGAGCGGAAGAAAAAAGAATAGAATGA
- the murB gene encoding UDP-N-acetylmuramate dehydrogenase, protein MEQLVNELIQANVGRVLVDEPLARYTTMKIGGPADILIVPKRVAGIEKTLQLVKKYKTKWTVIGRGSNLLVSDLGIEGVVIRLGEGLDHLEVEKHRVRVGGGYPLIKLSTLLSRQGLAGLEFASGIPGSVGGAVYMNAGAHKSDISNILSKALILFEDGTIDWLTHGEMEFSYRTSVLQTKRPGIVLEAEFQLQIGERERIVSVMQKNKDYRRETQPWNHPCAGSVFRNPTPYFAGDLIEKAGLRGYQIGGAQISEMHGNFIINTGGASAQDVLSLIALIKQTIKDKFGVEMHTEVEIIGR, encoded by the coding sequence ATGGAGCAATTAGTAAATGAGCTTATACAAGCAAATGTTGGTCGCGTGTTAGTGGATGAACCGTTAGCACGTTATACCACTATGAAAATAGGTGGGCCAGCTGATATTTTAATTGTGCCAAAGCGTGTTGCTGGTATTGAAAAAACGTTACAGTTAGTAAAGAAATATAAAACAAAGTGGACTGTAATTGGTCGTGGTTCGAACCTTCTTGTATCTGATCTAGGTATAGAAGGTGTCGTTATTCGTTTAGGAGAAGGATTAGACCACTTAGAAGTCGAAAAACATAGAGTAAGAGTTGGTGGTGGGTATCCCCTAATTAAATTATCAACTTTACTTAGTCGTCAAGGGTTAGCCGGTCTGGAGTTCGCAAGTGGTATTCCAGGAAGTGTTGGCGGTGCAGTGTATATGAATGCAGGAGCACATAAATCGGATATATCAAACATATTATCAAAAGCTCTTATTTTGTTTGAAGACGGAACAATTGACTGGTTAACGCATGGAGAAATGGAGTTTTCCTATCGTACATCTGTATTGCAAACGAAACGTCCTGGTATTGTTTTGGAGGCTGAGTTTCAATTACAGATAGGTGAGCGTGAGAGAATTGTAAGTGTTATGCAAAAGAATAAAGATTACCGTCGTGAAACACAGCCATGGAATCATCCGTGTGCAGGAAGTGTGTTTCGGAATCCAACTCCATACTTTGCAGGAGATTTAATAGAAAAGGCAGGGCTTCGTGGTTATCAAATAGGTGGGGCTCAAATTTCTGAAATGCATGGAAATTTTATTATTAATACTGGGGGAGCCAGCGCGCAAGATGTCTTATCTTTAATTGCATTAATAAAACAAACAATTAAGGATAAATTTGGCGTAGAAATGCATACAGAAGTAGAAATCATTGGAAGATAA
- the murG gene encoding undecaprenyldiphospho-muramoylpentapeptide beta-N-acetylglucosaminyltransferase, giving the protein MRVLVSGGGTGGHIYPALALIREIKKLNPEARFLYIGTENGLESTIVPKAGIPFQSIVISGFKRKISLDNVKTVMRFLKGVQDSKRYIRRFNPDIVIGTGGYVCGPVVYAAAKLGIPTIVHEQNSVPGVTNKFLSRYVDKVAVCFEAAAEHFPQSKVVMTGNPRASEVMDQNGMKGKRSVGLSLPKKSVLIFGGSRGARPINDAFVEAIEQFGNKSYEILYVTGEVHYDKVMEAVKQKGNPNNVIIKPFIHNMPEVLTGVDLVVSRAGATTLAELTALGKPSVLIPSPYVTNNHQEKNARSVVDKGAAKMLLEKDLTAETLIRDIDEILLDAQTLQNMKLAAGQLGIPDAANKLYEVMNKLVKK; this is encoded by the coding sequence GTGCGTGTATTAGTAAGTGGTGGGGGCACTGGAGGTCATATTTATCCGGCTCTTGCTTTAATAAGAGAAATAAAAAAATTAAATCCGGAAGCAAGGTTTTTATATATTGGTACGGAAAATGGATTAGAGAGTACAATCGTTCCAAAAGCAGGTATACCGTTTCAATCTATTGTTATAAGTGGATTTAAGCGTAAAATATCGTTAGATAACGTGAAAACGGTGATGCGTTTCCTAAAAGGTGTACAAGACAGTAAGCGATATATTCGTCGTTTCAATCCAGATATTGTAATTGGAACGGGTGGATATGTATGTGGACCTGTTGTATATGCTGCGGCAAAATTAGGTATTCCAACGATTGTACATGAACAAAATAGTGTACCTGGTGTAACGAATAAATTTTTAAGCCGCTATGTTGATAAAGTTGCAGTTTGTTTTGAAGCGGCTGCAGAACATTTTCCACAGTCAAAAGTGGTCATGACAGGAAATCCACGAGCGTCAGAAGTAATGGATCAAAATGGAATGAAAGGAAAACGTTCAGTAGGTTTATCCCTTCCTAAAAAATCCGTGCTTATTTTTGGTGGAAGCCGTGGGGCTAGACCAATTAACGATGCTTTCGTAGAGGCGATTGAACAGTTTGGAAATAAAAGTTACGAAATATTGTATGTAACAGGTGAAGTTCATTATGACAAAGTGATGGAAGCAGTGAAGCAAAAAGGGAATCCGAATAATGTTATTATTAAACCTTTCATTCATAATATGCCAGAAGTACTTACAGGTGTAGATCTTGTTGTTTCAAGAGCTGGGGCAACAACACTTGCAGAATTAACAGCGTTAGGTAAGCCGAGTGTGTTAATTCCGAGTCCGTATGTAACAAATAACCATCAGGAAAAAAATGCACGTTCTGTTGTCGATAAAGGAGCAGCAAAAATGTTGCTTGAAAAAGATTTAACAGCTGAAACACTTATTCGTGATATTGATGAGATTTTATTAGATGCACAAACATTACAAAATATGAAGCTTGCTGCTGGGCAATTAGGTATTCCAGATGCAGCAAATAAGCTGTATGAAGTCATGAATAAGCTTGTAAAAAAATAA
- the spoVE gene encoding stage V sporulation protein E: MKKTPDFILIIVTLALLTIGMIMVYSASAVWASYKMGDSFFFAKRQLLFAGLGVVAMFFIMKIDYWVWRTYSKVILLVCFILLILVLIPGVGLVRGGARSWIGIGAFSIQPSEFMKFAMIIFLAKFLAERQKLITSFKRGLLPALGFVFLAFGMIMLQPDLGTGTVMVGTCIIMIFISGARVFHFAMFGLLGVAGFVGLIASAPYRMKRITSYLDPWSDPLGSGFQIIQSLLAIGPGGLFGLGLGQSRQKFLYLPEPQTDFIFAILSEELGFIGGSFVLLLFSLLLWRGIRIALGAPDLYGTFLAVGIVAMIAIQVMINVGVVTGLMPVTGITLPFLSYGGSSLTLMLMAVGVLLNISRHSRY; this comes from the coding sequence ATGAAGAAAACGCCTGATTTTATTCTCATCATCGTTACACTTGCGTTGTTAACAATCGGAATGATTATGGTTTATAGTGCGAGTGCGGTTTGGGCCTCTTATAAAATGGGGGACTCATTCTTTTTTGCAAAAAGGCAATTGCTATTCGCAGGTCTTGGTGTAGTGGCTATGTTTTTTATTATGAAAATTGATTATTGGGTGTGGCGTACGTATTCAAAAGTAATTTTGCTAGTTTGCTTCATTCTTCTTATTCTCGTTCTTATTCCTGGAGTAGGTCTTGTTCGAGGAGGAGCGCGAAGTTGGATTGGAATCGGGGCATTTTCCATTCAACCGTCCGAATTTATGAAGTTTGCGATGATTATTTTCTTAGCGAAATTTTTAGCGGAACGACAAAAATTAATTACCTCTTTTAAACGTGGTTTACTACCAGCTCTAGGTTTTGTATTTCTTGCTTTCGGAATGATTATGTTACAGCCAGATCTTGGTACAGGAACGGTAATGGTCGGGACATGTATCATTATGATATTTATCTCGGGAGCAAGGGTCTTTCACTTTGCAATGTTTGGTTTGCTTGGTGTAGCAGGATTTGTAGGGCTAATTGCATCAGCACCGTATCGGATGAAACGTATTACATCATATTTAGATCCGTGGTCAGATCCGCTTGGAAGTGGATTTCAAATTATTCAATCGTTACTCGCAATTGGACCGGGTGGATTATTCGGGCTTGGACTTGGACAAAGTCGACAAAAGTTTCTTTATTTACCTGAACCCCAAACAGACTTTATATTTGCAATCTTATCCGAGGAATTAGGTTTTATTGGTGGTTCATTTGTGTTATTATTATTTAGTCTATTATTATGGCGTGGGATTCGTATAGCTTTAGGAGCGCCAGATTTATATGGTACGTTTTTAGCAGTAGGTATTGTGGCGATGATTGCGATTCAAGTAATGATTAATGTTGGTGTTGTAACAGGATTGATGCCTGTTACGGGTATTACTTTACCGTTTTTAAGTTATGGTGGATCAAGTTTGACATTAATGTTAATGGCAGTAGGTGTATTATTAAATATAAGTCGCCATTCTCGCTACTAA
- the murD gene encoding UDP-N-acetylmuramoyl-L-alanine--D-glutamate ligase, translating to MKTVTEFQNKNILVLGIAKSGYAAATLLQKLGANVIVNDGKPLAENVLAAELQAKGMDVVCGGHPLELLERNISLVVKNPGIPYSNPILVAAKEKQIPIVTEVELAYRISEAPFVGITGSNGKTTTTMLTFEMLKEGQKHPVIAGNIGTVACEVAQDAKENEVVVTELSSFQLMGVELFQPKIAAFLNLFEAHLDYHGTKKEYGLAKANIFKNQTENDYSVINADDADVMALSAYSKGQKVLFSTTKEIEDGACIKDNALYFKAEKVVEVDDIVLPGQHNLENILAAMSIAKLLGVSKEAITAVLKRFTGVKHRLEYVTTINNRKFYNDSKATNMLATEKALSAFTQPTVLLAGGLDRGNEFDDLIPYFKNVKAIVTFGQTAPKLVRAAEKAGLDTIESVDTLDEAVVKAYAHSTDGDVILLSPACASWDQFKTFEERGDIFIQAVHKLI from the coding sequence TTGAAAACTGTAACTGAATTTCAAAATAAAAATATTCTTGTATTAGGCATTGCAAAAAGTGGTTATGCAGCAGCTACATTGCTACAAAAGTTAGGGGCAAATGTTATTGTAAATGACGGAAAGCCGTTAGCAGAAAATGTACTCGCTGCAGAATTACAAGCAAAAGGAATGGACGTTGTATGCGGTGGTCATCCTTTAGAATTATTAGAGAGAAATATTTCTCTTGTAGTAAAAAATCCAGGAATCCCGTATTCTAATCCAATATTAGTTGCTGCGAAAGAAAAGCAAATTCCAATTGTTACAGAAGTTGAATTAGCATATCGTATTTCAGAAGCACCATTTGTTGGGATTACGGGATCTAACGGTAAAACGACGACGACAATGCTTACATTTGAAATGCTAAAAGAAGGACAGAAGCATCCGGTAATTGCAGGGAACATTGGAACTGTAGCGTGTGAAGTTGCACAGGATGCAAAAGAAAATGAAGTTGTAGTTACAGAACTTTCATCGTTCCAATTGATGGGAGTAGAATTGTTCCAACCTAAAATTGCTGCGTTTTTAAATTTATTTGAGGCCCACTTAGATTATCATGGGACGAAGAAAGAATATGGTTTAGCAAAAGCAAATATTTTTAAAAACCAAACAGAAAATGATTATAGTGTAATAAATGCAGATGATGCAGATGTGATGGCTTTATCTGCTTATAGTAAAGGTCAAAAAGTACTATTCTCAACAACGAAAGAAATTGAAGATGGTGCGTGTATAAAAGATAATGCTCTTTATTTTAAAGCTGAAAAAGTTGTTGAAGTAGACGATATCGTTTTACCTGGACAACATAATTTAGAAAATATTTTAGCAGCGATGAGTATCGCAAAATTATTGGGTGTTTCTAAAGAAGCGATTACGGCGGTGTTAAAACGTTTTACAGGTGTAAAACATCGTTTAGAATATGTAACAACTATAAACAACCGTAAGTTTTATAATGACTCAAAAGCAACGAATATGTTAGCGACAGAGAAAGCTTTATCTGCGTTTACACAACCGACTGTGTTATTAGCAGGTGGACTTGATCGTGGGAATGAGTTCGATGATTTAATTCCGTATTTCAAAAATGTTAAAGCGATTGTAACATTTGGACAAACCGCTCCAAAATTAGTAAGAGCCGCAGAAAAAGCGGGACTAGATACAATTGAAAGTGTCGATACTTTAGATGAAGCGGTAGTGAAAGCTTATGCTCATTCTACAGATGGCGATGTAATTCTTCTTTCTCCAGCATGTGCAAGCTGGGATCAATTTAAAACATTTGAAGAAAGAGGAGACATTTTTATACAAGCTGTGCATAAACTTATATAA
- the mraY gene encoding phospho-N-acetylmuramoyl-pentapeptide-transferase: MLEQGLLVTAGVAFLISVALSPLFIPFLRKLKFGQSIRDEGPKSHQKKSGTPTMGGIVIYVSMMVTSLIMAIKFNHLGAEVSLLLLVTFGYGLIGFLDDYIKVVKKRNLGLTSKQKLVGQLVIAIAFFFIGKGQAFHTYIMIPGTDVKFELGWAYFVLVLFMLIGGSNAVNLTDGLDGLLSGTAAIAFGAFSIIAVAQEQFGVAIFCMAVVGAVLGFLVFNANPAEVFMGDTGSLALGGAIAAVAILLKQELLLVIIGGVFVMETLSVIIQVISFKTTGKRVFKMSPLHHHYELCGWSEWRVVVTFWSVGFLLAVLGIYIGVWM; the protein is encoded by the coding sequence GTGCTTGAGCAAGGTTTATTAGTAACGGCTGGGGTAGCATTCTTAATTTCTGTTGCCCTTTCGCCATTGTTTATTCCATTTTTAAGAAAATTAAAGTTCGGACAGAGTATTCGTGATGAGGGACCAAAGTCACATCAAAAAAAATCAGGAACACCGACAATGGGTGGTATTGTCATATATGTATCTATGATGGTAACTTCACTTATTATGGCGATTAAGTTTAATCATTTAGGTGCAGAAGTTTCGTTATTACTATTAGTAACATTTGGTTACGGATTGATTGGGTTTTTAGATGACTACATAAAGGTAGTTAAGAAGAGAAATCTTGGTTTGACATCAAAACAAAAATTAGTAGGTCAGCTTGTTATTGCAATTGCGTTCTTTTTTATTGGAAAAGGGCAAGCGTTCCACACATACATTATGATTCCAGGAACGGATGTTAAGTTTGAATTAGGTTGGGCGTATTTTGTACTTGTACTATTTATGCTTATTGGTGGATCAAATGCAGTTAACTTAACTGACGGTTTAGATGGTTTATTATCAGGAACAGCTGCTATTGCATTTGGAGCTTTTAGTATTATTGCTGTTGCACAAGAGCAATTTGGCGTAGCGATATTCTGTATGGCGGTTGTAGGAGCTGTACTTGGATTTTTAGTATTCAATGCGAATCCAGCGGAAGTGTTTATGGGAGATACAGGTTCTTTAGCTTTAGGTGGAGCTATTGCAGCCGTAGCAATTTTATTAAAACAAGAATTGCTACTTGTAATCATAGGCGGAGTATTCGTAATGGAAACTTTATCGGTTATTATTCAGGTCATTTCATTTAAAACAACAGGAAAACGTGTCTTTAAAATGAGCCCATTACACCATCATTATGAATTATGTGGTTGGTCAGAGTGGCGTGTTGTTGTAACGTTTTGGTCTGTAGGATTTTTATTAGCTGTGTTAGGAATTTATATCGGGGTGTGGATGTAA
- the murE gene encoding UDP-N-acetylmuramoyl-L-alanyl-D-glutamate--2,6-diaminopimelate ligase, whose translation MKLHTLVSCLHDFPVVPKENPEITSIEADSRKVKEGSLFVCMKGYTVDSHDFAKQAAAQGAAAIVAERPIDVDVPVVLVKNTFRSLAVLADYFYGQPTHKLHLIGITGTNGKTTTSHIMDEIMRAHGHKTGLIGTINMKIGDETFEVKNTTPDALTLQQTFAKMVEHGVDSTVMEVSSHALDLGRVHGCDYDVAVFTNLTQDHLDYHKTMEEYKHAKGLLFAQLGNSYNHNREKYAVLNNDDAVTVEYMRSTAATVVTYGIDTTSDVMAKDIAMTSGGTTFTLVTPYESVNVTMKLIGKFNVYNVLAATAAGLVSGVSLETIIDVIKELAGVPGRFEVVDGGQNYTVIVDYAHTPDSLENVLKTAKQFAKGDVYCIVGCGGDRDRTKRPIMASVATQYATHAIYTSDNPRSEDPAAILDDMVHGANGNNYEVIIDRKEAIHHAITKAKADDIIIIAGKGHETYQIIGKDVHHFDDREVAKEAITERLNNEE comes from the coding sequence ATGAAGTTGCATACACTTGTATCATGTTTGCATGATTTTCCAGTTGTTCCAAAAGAAAATCCAGAAATCACATCTATAGAAGCTGATTCACGTAAAGTGAAAGAGGGAAGCTTATTTGTATGTATGAAAGGGTATACGGTTGATAGCCATGATTTTGCTAAGCAAGCAGCGGCACAAGGAGCGGCTGCTATTGTTGCGGAAAGACCAATTGATGTTGACGTTCCAGTTGTACTTGTGAAAAACACTTTTCGTTCGTTAGCGGTTTTAGCTGATTATTTTTATGGTCAACCAACACACAAGTTACATTTAATCGGTATTACAGGTACAAATGGAAAGACAACAACATCGCATATTATGGATGAGATTATGCGCGCACATGGTCATAAAACGGGGCTAATTGGAACGATTAATATGAAAATCGGTGATGAAACATTTGAGGTGAAAAATACAACGCCAGATGCACTAACACTTCAACAGACGTTTGCAAAAATGGTTGAACACGGTGTGGATAGCACAGTAATGGAAGTTTCATCACATGCTTTAGATCTTGGTCGTGTACACGGATGTGATTACGATGTAGCGGTGTTTACAAATTTAACACAAGATCATTTAGACTACCATAAAACGATGGAAGAATATAAACATGCAAAAGGGTTGCTATTTGCACAACTTGGCAATAGTTATAATCATAATCGCGAAAAATACGCGGTACTGAATAACGATGATGCTGTAACAGTGGAATATATGAGAAGTACTGCAGCAACTGTTGTAACGTATGGAATTGATACAACAAGTGATGTTATGGCCAAAGATATCGCTATGACAAGTGGTGGAACTACATTTACGCTTGTAACACCGTATGAAAGTGTAAATGTTACGATGAAATTAATTGGGAAATTTAATGTATATAATGTACTAGCTGCAACAGCGGCAGGACTTGTTTCTGGTGTAAGTTTGGAAACAATCATTGATGTAATAAAGGAACTAGCTGGAGTTCCTGGACGTTTCGAAGTAGTTGATGGTGGCCAAAATTATACAGTTATTGTTGATTATGCACATACACCAGATAGCTTAGAAAATGTATTGAAAACAGCAAAGCAGTTTGCAAAAGGTGACGTATATTGCATCGTCGGTTGTGGTGGTGATAGAGATCGAACGAAGAGACCAATCATGGCAAGTGTTGCCACACAATATGCAACTCACGCAATTTACACTTCAGATAATCCAAGAAGTGAAGATCCAGCGGCTATTTTAGATGATATGGTACATGGTGCAAATGGAAATAATTATGAAGTGATTATTGATAGAAAAGAAGCAATACACCATGCGATCACTAAAGCGAAAGCAGATGATATCATTATTATTGCTGGTAAGGGTCATGAAACATATCAAATTATTGGTAAAGATGTTCATCATTTTGACGATCGTGAAGTCGCTAAAGAAGCAATTACAGAGCGTTTAAACAACGAAGAGTAA